One genomic region from Amaranthus tricolor cultivar Red isolate AtriRed21 chromosome 12, ASM2621246v1, whole genome shotgun sequence encodes:
- the LOC130796767 gene encoding uncharacterized protein LOC130796767, with protein MGYTYTPAYYSSLQDSITSICKSILPFSFKKRRLPAAEQKLSKQQSDNLKWQQNSFHQILNLMGLHKEGILPHTEVSAFKTHLLDTLIASKGAETEYPPILRDRLLFLQELLYAKCITEEEYHASKRPLLQRLAVQGAELEVKDVIVGTQKQTQNTVEEEWSEIDLREEQTLINKEPKNKLKQGLSSVKHIKEAASAFGFGAFQKLGKTKEQKSIFDVAANCNQFPADNAGISNNDSSQSSENPFWNKTHSENESETKTILMPQSLSSKSDKIRTEECQGKKAVFRGPLQAGKSNEKDSKSARKQWGFDGFKRWNTKDETAPLPLDERLSDERPYTQGPDTKQIKRKLLSGGSSSGFYIDKVVGDNIKKELLRIQTELSSTNPHFKFSNDQMDAISTKLPVDKTDLKQFFPWSWCEKYGDVVLDVVKKEFKDHVWEMETMRNAAWERRCTSSKRWTTFEDDQNSHPNLTSSANIKSLFF; from the exons ATGGGATATACATATACACCAGCATACTATTCATCTTTACAAGATTCAATTACTTCCATATGTAAATCAATTCTTCCTTTCTCCTTTAAGAAGAGAAGATTACCAGCAGCTGAACAGAAACTCTCTAAACAGCAATCTGATAATCTCAAATGGCAGCAGAATTCATTCCATCAGATCTTGAATTTGATGGGTCTTCACAAAGAAGGCATTTTGCCTCACACCGAGGTTTCTGCCTTCAAAACCCACCTTTTAGATACCCTTATTGCATCCAAGGGAGCAGAGACCGAATATCCCCCCATTTTAAGGGATAGACTCCTCTTTCTCCAG GAGCTGTTATATGCAAAATGCATAACAGAAGAAGAGTATCATGCATCAAAGAGGCCATTGCTTCAGAGATTAGCTGTACAAGGAGCTGAGCTCGAGGTCAAAGATGTAATCGTTGGAACACAAAAGCAAACACAAAATACAGTCGAAGAGGAATGGTCTGAGATCGATTTGAGAGAGGAGCAGACTTTGATCAATAAGGAacccaaaaacaaattaaagcaAGGGTTATCATCAGTGAAACACATCAAAGAGGCAGCATCTGCTTTTGGGTTTGGGGCTTTCCAAAAATTGGGGAAAACCAAAGAACAGAAGAGTATATTTGATGTAGCAGCAAATTGTAATCAGTTCCCAGCTGATAATGCAGGCATATCTAACAATGACAGTTCACAAAGTAGTGAAAACCCATTCTGGAATAAGACACACTCAGAGAATGAAAGTGAAACAAAAACAATTCTTATGCCACAGAGTCTTTCCTCAAAGTCGGATAAGATTCGTACCGAAGAATGTCAGGGAAAGAAGGCTGTCTTTCGAGGTCCGTTGCAGGCAGGTAAATCAAATGAGAAAGACTCAAAGTCAGCAAGAAAACAGTGGGGATTTGATGGGTTCAAGAGATGGAACACGAAAGACGAAACTGCTCCTTTACCTCTTGATGAAAGATTAAGTGATGAAAGACCTTATACGCAAGGTCCTGATACTAAACAGATCAAAAGAAAGCTTCTTTCGGGTGGTTCTTCATCTGGATTTTACATTGATAAG GTTGTTGGGGATAACATAAAGAAGGAGCTATTGCGAATTCAAACTGAACTGTCTAGTACAAATCCCCACTTCAAATTTTC GAATGATCAAATGGATGCCATCTCGACAAAGCTTCCTGTTGACAAAACTGATCTTAAGCAGTTCTTTCCCTG GTCTTGGTGCGAAAAATATGGGGATGTGGTGTTGGATGTAGTGAAGAAAGAGTTCAAAGATCATGTGTGGGAGATGGAAACAATGCGTAACGCTGCGTGGGAAAGGAGGTGTACTAGCTCTAAGAGATGGACAACTTTTGAGGATGACCAGAATTCTCATCCTAATCTTACTTCTTCTGCTAACATTAAGTCCCTTTTCTTCTGA